A genomic segment from Spinacia oleracea cultivar Varoflay chromosome 3, BTI_SOV_V1, whole genome shotgun sequence encodes:
- the LOC110783112 gene encoding ribosomal protein S14, mitochondrial, giving the protein MFKLIGNFLGKVPLTQSAPQSNFISPLVHEFQCTRGFSTGIGAYVGDKRNILDYQRRQLASKYELRRKLYKALCRDPELPPNMKEKFRYKLSKLPRNSAFNRLRNRCIFTGRSRAVYEKFRMSRIVFRELASQGQLQGVKKSSW; this is encoded by the exons ATGTTCAAGCTGATCGGAAATTTTCTGGGCAAAGTTCCACTTACGCAATCAGCTCCGCAATCTAATTTTATCTCCCCACTTGTTCATGAATTCCAATGCACTAGAG GGTTTTCTACTGGAATAGGCGCTTATGTTGGAGATAAACGAAACATACTAGACTACCAGCGTAGGCAGCTAGCATCCAAATACGAGCTGAGGCGAAAGTTATACAAAGCACTGTGCAGAGATCCCGAACTTCCTCCAAACATGAAAGAGAAGTTCCGGTACAAGCTGTCAAAACTGCCAAGAAACAGTGCCTTCAACCGACTGAGGAACCGCTGTATCTTCACAGGTCGTTCTCGTGCTGTGTATGAGAAATTCAGGATGTCCCGTATTGTGTTCCGTGAGTTGGCATCTCAGGGCCAATTGCAGGGTGTTAAGAAATCATCCTGGTAA